The nucleotide sequence ACATGGCGGTTGCCGGACGGATGCTGAAGCTGCCGTTGATGGATCGCGAAATCCCGCTGGTCGCCGATCCATGGGCCAAGCCGGAACTCGGATCCGGATGCGTGAAGATCACACCGGCACATGACCCGAACGATTACGAAGTCGGGATCCGGCAAGACTTGCCGATGATCAACATCCTGAATCCCGACGGCACGATGAACAGCCTGACGGATAAGTACGAGGGTCTGACGATCCCGAAGGCCCGCAAGGCGGTGGTCGAAGACTTGGATGCGTTGGGTTTGTTGGGCGATATCGAAGACCGCGATATTGAGTTGCCCCACAGTGATCGCAGCAAGACGCCGATCGAACCCTATTTGGCCGATCAATGGTTTGTCGCCATGGATCAGTTGGCCCAGTCGGCGATGGACGCGGTGACTGACCAGCGTGTCAAGATTCTGCCGTCGCGATACAGCAAGGGCTACCTTGATTGGCTGAGCGAGAAACGTGACTGGCCCGTCAGCCGCCAGCTTTGGTGGGGACACCGTATTCCCGTCTGGTCAATCGTCGGTTTGGATCAAGCCGAAGCGAAGAAGATCCACGAAAAGCTGGAAACCCTGGCCGCCGAAGACGCCGGCCGACTGAGCGTGCGTGTCGACCAGGCCGACGATGCGACCTTTGGCGTGTTCGCCTGTCTGCGTAACGAAGATGACTCGTGGGAATCCACGTTGGAATCGATGGGACTGGCACGCGATCCGGACGTGCTGGACACCTGGTTCAGCAGCGCGCTTTGGCCGCACAGCACGCTGGGCTGGCCGGAAAAGACGCCGGAACTGGACTACTTTTATCCCACCAGCACTCTGATCACGTCACGCGACATCATCACTCTATGGGTGGCCCGCATGGTGCTGATGGGTCTGAACAACGTCGGCGAAGTCCCGTTCAAGGAAGTCTACATTCACCCCAAAATCTTGGACGGGCAGGGCGAAACGATGTCCAAGTCCAAGGGTAACGGCGTGGACCCGATCGATGTGATCGACAAGTTCGGTCCCGACGCCCTGCGATACGGACTGGCACGTCTGGCCACCGAAACGCAGGACGTTCGAATGCCCGTGCAGTACGAATGCCCGCATTGTGAAAAGCTGATCGACCAAACCAAGAAGAATCGATCGCTGCCGGTGGTGGCATGCCCGGCCTGTGACAAATCGTTTTCGACCCAATGGGCGGAAACCGACGCAGACAAAGCGCACCCACGCGGGGCGGTGGTCAGCGAGCGTTTTGAAACGGCGCGGAACTTCGTCAACAAGTTGTGGAATGCCGCCCGTTTTGTGTTGATGAACATGGACGGATACCAGCCCAACTATGTTCGCATCGCGACCTTGCCGCTGGAAGACAAATGGTTGCTCAGCCGTCTGGCCACGGTGACCCGGCAAGTCAGCGACGGCATTGAAAACTATCAATTCGCCGAGACGTCACGGATCCTGTACGACTTTGCCTGGGACGAATTCTGCAGCTTCTACGTCGAAATCGCCAAGCCGCGCTTGTCCGATCCCGAGCAGCGTGACACGGTCCAGGCGATGATGGCGCACGGTCTGGACACACTGCTGCGTTTGCTGCACCCGACGATGCCGTTTGTCACCGAATCGATCTGGAGCTTCTTGAATGTGGCCGCCGGCCATCGCGGCGTTCCTCATCCCGCCGACCCGGGTAAGTTCTTGATGCAAGCGGCGTGGCCTGACGCGGACGAAAGTCACTACGACGAAGCGATCGAGCGTCAGTTCAACGAGTTTCAGCAAGTGGTCGGTGCGGTCCGCCAGATCCGTGCCAGCCAGAACATCGCGCCTCGCGAAACGGTTCCGGTGTCCATCCGTTGCACCGAGTCGTCGCAAGAGTTGTTGCAACCGATGACCGACTACTTCGGCCAGCTTTGTGGCGCCGAAGTCACCGCGTTGGGTCCGGATGCGAAGCCCTTTGACGTCGACGCGCCGCTGAATCTGCCGTCGATCGACATCGACGTTCACGTGGACTTGGACAAGTTCATCGACGTGGACAAGGAATTGTCACGTCTGGAAAAACTGCTCGGCCAGATCGTCAAACAGATCTCCGGCAAAGAAAGCAAATTGTCCAACGAGAACTTCGTCTCACGAGCCCCCGAGCAAGTCGTGGCCAAGGAACGAGAATCACTCGACGACCTGCGCAAGCAACTAGCCGTGGTCGAAGGCGACATCCAGCGTCTGAAGTCGCGCGGCTAGACATCGTCGCCTTTCGCTCCCGCGAAAGTAGCGAAACCGCCAACCCGAACCGATCCGCCAAGTGAGCGTCCCCAACCCTCATGCGGCAAAATTTCACACAGATAACTGGCGGTTTTCACGGCAAATTTCAACCTTGGCGGGAATATAACGGTGTCCAGACATCGCCCGTTTACCCGCCCGCCACGGTCCCATGCCCCAGCCCCTCCGCGAAGCTTTCATTCCCTTCCTTTTTCTGCCGGTGCTACTTATCGCCGCCACCGGCCATCAATCCCTGTCTGCCGATACCGCGATCACCAGCGTCGACACCGGCCGAACGATCACCAAAGTCCGGTCCGCCCACCATCCCGACGGTCCAAGAGTCATCGCCAGCACGTACGAGGGCGATGTGATCGCCGTCGACCATCAGGGCGACTTGATCTGGACCTGTCCATTGTCCGGCGTGATGAACCACGATCTGTGGGTTGCGGACCTGGACGGTGACGGCAGCGACGAGGCCTTGGCCGCCAGCGCCGATGGGTACGTCTACTGCATCAGTGACGACGGACAGCTTCGCTGGCGATTCAGCGCCAACGACGCGCCCATGATTTCGGTCTGTGTGATCCGAAACCTGGGAAAGCCGGTCGTTGTCTGCGGCGGATTTGACAATCAAGTCCGTTATCTTTCACCCACTGGCAAATTGCTGGACACCCTGCATTCGTCGACCTATTCGATCGCCAAACCTTGGGGAAAAGACCCCAGCAAACCGCGTCCGCCGGCGAAGCTGCACGTCGCCAATTTCTTGCGACCGGTCACCAATCCCGATGACCCGGCCAATGATCGATTGTTGATTCATGGAACAATGAACGGCATGCAGGATCGCGGTGCGTTCTATTTGTTCAAGCCGTTCGCGTCACAACCCGATTGGATGATCCGATCGCCGTCGCCCACGGTCGTCGGTCATGTCCACGTCATTCCCGCCGACGATAAAACGCCACCGCGGATCTTGGTCGGGACGTCGGGACACAGCAGCAACATGGCCGTGTCCATTTTGACCACCGAATCCGATCACCAGCAAACGTGGCAGATCCCTCGCCGGCACCCAAAGATTGATTCTTTCGGCTATCGCGTGGTCCAGCCGATGGTGATCGACGCCGACGCTAGCGACCTTGTGGTTTTGGTCGGAAACACTTTGGTGCGGATCTCCAGTCACTTGAATGAAGCCCAATCACGTCTGTACCAAGCCGATTACAGTTTTCACGACGCGTGGATGGATCATTCCAGCGGTCATCTGATTTTGGCCAGCGCCCAGAGCGGCGGAAGCTGCATCCATTTGATCAATGTCAAGCGACCTAATTGGGAACAGGATTTCCAACAAATCGCTCCACCGGGAAAGATCCAAGCGATCTTGGATGGATCGAAAGCCGTCCGTGAACAACTGGCCCATTTTCGTCGCCCCGATTGGGAACGCGAACCGTTGCCGGTGTATTTGATGACCGAATCACGCACCGGCGTCGAATCGACGATCGATCAACTACGGGCTTCTTACCCCAGCCCCGTCTTTCTGAACGGTCACCATACCGGACAGGCTGAAAAGTTTGACCGTTCCGGCATCCCCAGTGAAAAGTATCGCAATCGACGCGATCGACGACGCAAATACACGCTGTCGCAACAGCAAGCGTTGGACGAATTCATTCCGCTGTATGACGGTCATCCGGGCGTTGCATTCTGGGGCGGACACGGCAACGATCCGTTCATGTTCCAACCGGACACGATGATGAAGGTCATCGATGCGGCGGGTGGCAAAAAGACGGTCCTGATCTATCCCGAACTGGAGGATCACAGCGATGAATTCGCCGCGGTGACCGAACATTTGATTTACCCGCTGGCGGCGCACGCACAAACACGCAACGCCAATCTGTTTCTTCGCTGTAAGCACAATTTTTGGAACGGAAGTATCTATCAGCCAGCATGGGATCGGCTTCGAAGCGGTGAATTTGCCGACGTCTTTGTGCCCGCGATGGAAGAAACCAGTGACAAGTCGATGGAAATTAGCCTGGCATCACGACTGGGCATGTGGACCAGCGGGGCGGTCAATCAATGGGGTGCACGAAGCGTTCCCGACAACACCAGTTTTGATCGGTCACGCCAGCATTCGCACCAACGGTTGCCGAACCACTTCTTGCGAAACATGGTTTACAACATCAGCCTTGGCGCAACCTACATCAACAACTTTGCCGTCGATCAGGAATACATGAGTCTGTTGTGGGAAATGATCGCCAAAGGCGCCTTGTATGTTCCCAAGCGAGACGAAATCGTCAGTTTCAACCCGGTGCACCTGAGTATGGTGTCGCCCGACCACGAATTTTTGAACGAAGGCAACAACGTCAAGTGGTGCACGTTTTACGATGCCGACACCGAAGCCAAACGCAAGATGGTCTTCAGTCGGCTGAACGGCACTTGGCCCGGCGCCCCCAATACTCCATGGGATTTTTCTACCTATGCGGCCGGTGTCAAAGACCGCCGGCTGAACTTTTTGCCGCCTTATCCACACGGTCTGGTCTTGATCACGCCGCCACAGGGTGCGTCGGATGCACCGCTGCCGCGCGGAAAGCTGACCGACCATCTGCATCCGATTTATCGGGATGCCATGCAAGAAATACGGACCAGTGGTAAATCGTATCTTGATCGCAATGGTCGGCCTTCATTGGCGGCGGATCAACACGCCGACGTCGTCGCGGACAAAATTCGAACCGCAGCCGAACAGCTTCCGTTGACGGTCGATGGCACGGTCGCTTGGGTTGCCGCCGAATCGTCGCCCGGGCACCTGCGGTTGACCATTGTCGATGGCGGTTACCTGAACCCCGATGACCAAGTCGCAACGATTCGTTTCCATCGGGCCGATCCGGTGCGTGTCACCGATTTGCTGACCGGGCAAGTGATCGACCTGACGGATGATCCCACGTTGTCCGTGAAGGTTCCTTGTGGTTTGTTCCGGCTGCTGGACGTGCAGTTGAAGGGGCCCCTGTAAGCCGGAACCACCCGGCGTGATCCCTTCAATCCCGTTTTGCCGCATGCACAGCCGCCCCGGTGGCGTCCGCCTTCATTTCGGCTTTCAACCGGGCGTTCCCCCACCGGCCGACTCGACTATCATCTTGGTTGGTTGACGACGCCCACGCGGCGCTCGTTCTTTTCTTCCGCGTCGCGGATGCTTCTGCCACTGATCTGGATTGATTCGCTGAAATGCCCATTCGTTTGAAATGTTCGTGCGGCAAGGTGCTGTCGGTGAAAGACGAAATGGCGGGCAAAGCGGTCAAATGCCCGGCATGCAGCAAGCCGATTCGCGTCCCCAAGCCCAAGGCGGCCGCGGCGCCGGCGGCACCCCAGGCGCAATCCGAGTTGGACGATCTGTTCAGCGAGGAAGGTTTCGATCGTGTGGTCGCCGCGGCATGTCCCGCTTGTGGGGTGGAGATGAAGGCCGGTGCGGTGCTGTGCACCAAGTGCGGTTTCAACAAACAGACCGGCGAATACATCGAAGGCCACAAGGTTGCCGGCGTCGACGTCGACCTGGGAACGCTGCAACTGCAGATGGCCGAAGAATCGATGGGCCGCGACAGGCAAACGCAAGACGAAATGCTGAAGCGATCCGGGATGCCCTGGTGGATGCTTTTGGTCGTGCTGTTTGTCGTCGGCAGTGGTGCGACGCTGGCCGTGCTGACGGTGAACGCTGCCAACCGCGAAGACGATTCGCTGAACTTCAGTCCGATGAAGACGTTCTTGGCACTGGTCGCCGCACTGTTTTTCATCCTGGGCGGAATGGCGTATTTGTCGATTGTCATCAACGCATTCAAGAAATCGGCCAAGGATGGACTGCTAACCCTGTTCATCCCCGTCTTGTACATGTTCGTATTCGCGATCCAGACCCGCGGCGAGAATCTGAAACGCTTCTTCCTAGCGTTGATCGCATTCGGACTGGGCGGATATCTGGCATATCGTGCCGATCGCTATGTGCCCAGCAAAAAGAAGGCGAACGATTCCGGCAACACCGTCGTGACCCAGCGGATCGAAGATCTTTGGCTGCCACCGATCTTATAGCGTCTGCCTTTTGACGCTTGACCGCTCGATTGACTGGCGACCAAACCACAGGCAACCAACCATCGCGATCCACCGCCGTTGCTTGGCGATCGCTGCTGGCGAAGCCTTGGCGCATCAAGTTGGCGCCGCAATTCGTCTCGGCCGGCGCTCAATCGCCGATGTGGTCATCGGCATGCCCCGCACGGGTCCAAAGCTCAGCCTTTTCGAAAGGCTGTTCAGTCATCCGACGATGAACGCTGCGCACCGCACTCGGCGATCATGGATGGCCGTAAAGCCTTATGGATGACCGTCACTTAAATCGTGGCACGCGGCACAGTCCATCTTCACACGTGCATTGCTCATGTCATCAGGACCATGACATTCCATGCAGGAGAATCCATTGGTCTGACGCGCGGCCAGAATCTCCGATCGCAGAGACTCATGGTTCAACATTCGGACCACCTTCATGGCGCCATCCGCCGCCAATCGTCGACATCGTTCTTTTCGGTCCAGACTGTCGATCGGACAACCACTTTCACGGCACCAACGAGTCGTCGAAATGTGGCACAGGACGGATCCGGAAACACAAGGAATCGCCTCGTCCGCCCATTCCGGTTCGCCGGGCTTGAACTCCGGCAAAACGCTGGATTCATACCAACCCGCTAGATCGGAAATCATTGCGGCACGTTCCTCTTTTGGCCTTTCGCTGTGGAACAGGCCGATCAACGCACACGCGCCGTTGACGACGCCGCAAAGTGATCCATACCCACCCACACCGCCTTCGCCAAACCGCATCATTGCAATGGGAAAGGCGTCGTAAGGGGATCCAAATCGATCCGCCAGCGTGCCGACGACGCTGCCGACCACCGCGTACATGCAACCGCCCTCCGGATAAATTCGATAGGCTCGGTCGCCGACTTCTCGCGCGTCCAAGGGAACATAGACCCACCCCAGGGGCGACGCCATGGCGGAGGACAACGATGTCATTTGCATCGGGGTCCCACCCACACCCATGGCCGTTCCACCAACCCATCCCAAAGACGTCAAAACGGTGCGTCGCGATACAGTCGACATGACGACGGCCCTTAAACCGAGGAAGAAATTTCAAAGACGTATGCGAGCGAAAAATAGACGCCCAGCAAAATGAACAGCCATCCGGTGCCTGTACGTGCCCACCATTCCATTTGAGTCAGCACTTGGTAGGTCTTTCCGACCGATTTCGCACTGAACGCCAACAAAAAGGCCACCACCAAAACAGGGAACGCGGTTCCAATTCCATAAACCAGTGGCAAGAACAATGCACCACCCGGAAAACGCCCCTCAGGCAACTCAATTCCGACGTTCGACATGACACTGGATATCGCACCGGAATCCGCACCAAACGTCAGTGCTAACAACCCAAAAAACCAAGCGGCCGACGTCGGACAAAAGGAAACTGCGAACAAGACACCCAGCGGTAGTGCTGCCCAGATCCCCATGGCGTCCACTCGCTGTTGCAGTTTGTCGCTCATCATGGCGCCGCCGAATGAGACGACAACGATTCCGGAAAGCAACATGCCCAAAACCAAAAACACAGGTCCCAATGCCAGATGCATGTATTTCTGCAACCACAAGGAAACGGCCGGAATCGAAAGGCTACCGAACGCCAACACGCCGGCCAGCGCGATGTACAGCAGGCACCGCCCGAGTGTGTACAACAAGCCGGCATGAATCACGTGGCGTGAATTATCGACCTTGCTGCCGATATAGGAGATCGCTGCGATATTGGTGGCCAGAGGACATGGGCTGATCGAAGTCAGAAAACCCAAGTATAACGCAGTGATGGCGTAGGTCAGAAAGACAATCATGTTCATCAATCCATGTATTCTTTGACATTGGATTGAACGTAGGCAATGAACTTGTCTTTCTCGCGAACCAGACTCCAGATTTTTTCCAAGTCTTTGTATTGCCTGACCTTGTCCGACCGGATCTGTGCCACGATCAACGCCGGTCCCTTGACTTTGTACGCTTGAGCGAGCGCGGCATTTTCTTTCTTCTCATAATCAATCATTCGAAATTCGACCGATCCATCCGCCAGCTGCTTGGCGAACCCCTTGGTAACCGCCTGTTCCGAATATCCGCCCATCATCTTGCAGGTCGGACAACGCTGGGTGCGATGAAAGTACATCGCGATCACTCGATCCGGCGGTGACTTGACCGGTGCCTGGGACATCGCGTTTTGCGTGCCCCACGATGAGATGACCAACAGACAAATGATCCAACAATTTCGACCCATTTCGTGATACTCCCTGATCAATGACCGCATCGCCGTCGCCCGTTGGGAAATATCGCGATGCGATCGAGTTTCAAGATTCTGTTTTCTTGGTTTTCATATCGGGCAATGGAATCTCCGTCGCCTGTTCGGAAACTGGCGTTTCCATCGTCTTGGAAAGCATGCGTTCGACTTGATCGACGATCAAATGCTCGAATCCGTCGGTATCACCGACCCGCCCCCAGACTTCATCCAAGCGTTTCCAGTCGACGATTTCACCGTTCTGATACTTCGCCAGAACGACGACCGGCATCATGATTTCGAATCGATCGGCCCACTCGGCATTGTCAGGATCTTCATAGTTCAGCGTGTTCCAAAAAACGTCGCCGTTGTCCAACTGTGCCGCAAACCTGTGCATCAACACTTTTCGTGTTTGTTCTTCGATTGCACGACACGTCACGCATCGCGTGTTGCTGAAGAAGTAGTGCACCACCAAAGCATCGGAGATCACCGGGGCGTTTGAATCGTGGGTTGCCACGGCCGGCAATCGCGATTCGACGGAGCTGGCCGATTGAAGAGTTTCCAGTTGATCGGCGATCCGCGTCAGTTGCTGTTCGATTCGTCCGGCGGCCTGATTGTCCATCGTTCGAGCGATCAGCATCACCAGAGTCGCGGCGAAGAAAGAAATCACACACACGCCGAGTGCATTTTTCAGATCCATCGGTCCACCGTTTTTGTCAAATGAAGTCTTGTATCCAGCGATCAAGCCAACAGCTTTGCGATTTCATCGGGCGAAGGGACCTTGCCGACGACTTTCACTTCGCCATCGATCGCCAATGCGGGGGTCATCATCACGCCGAAGCTGGTGATCTGTGTGATGTCGGTAACCTTTTCGATTTTGGCTTCTGCCTTCGATTGCTCGACCGCCTGTTCCACGTTTTTCTTCAAGCAATCGCACTTGGAACATCCCGTACCCAATATTTGAATCAACTTCATTTCTGATTTCTCCGAATGTGAATGAAACGACAAAACGAGCCAGAGTTGGCCTACACAAAGAACCACCCAAAAGCCATTCCGACGATCGTGCTCATCAGAACGGTCAGTACGACAAAGGCGATGGTCTTCTTTCCGCCGATGACGCTGTAGATCACTGCGATGCTGGGCAGCGACAAGGCCGGCCCGGCCAACAACAGTGACAACGCCGGGCCGCGTCCCATGCCTAAACCTAACAGAGCTTCCAGGATCGGGACTTCGGTCAGGGTCGCGAAATACCACATGCCGCCGATCATCGACGCGACCAAGTTTGCGCGAAAGCTGTCACCGCCGACCCAACTGGCAACGATGTGTTCAGGAATCAGGGCTCCGATGAATCCTGTTGCCAAAACGCCGCCGAAAAGCAGCGGAATGATGGACTTTGAAAAACTCCATGTCTCATTCATCCACGCGGCGATCTCATCAGCATCGAACCAAGACCCAACCATGATCAACGTCGCAACGAAAAGCGTCGCGGCGAAGTACCAGCGGTGGTGGTAGACCCATGCGACCCATTGATAGCTGGCTGGGGTCAGATCGGTTTCTGATTCGATCTGGTCGATGTTCAAAACCAGCTTTGTGCCTTTGGGTTGATCGCCGAGCGGTTGTTCCAGCTGGACACGATAAGTTTCGCTGGTCCGAATCAGCACCGACACGGTCATCTGTCGGCCATCGGTTGTGTTGATCACCGTTTGGCTGGGGTTGGCCCAATCGCTGAACACCAAAAACAGAATCATGCTGGCGAAGAACAGGACCGTTTGCCAGCCTTTGCGTTTGGCGGGCGGCGGATCAGGAAGCTGCATCGCCGCGGCGGTACGCTTCTGTTCATCGTTGCGAAAGATCACCGCCATGATCAGGCCGATCACGATGGCGAACACAATCGATCCGACCACGCGGGCGATGCCCAGATCCAACCCCAAAACACGCGCGGTCAGAAAAATCGCCATCACGTTGATTGCCGGTCCGGCGTACAAGAATGCGGATGCCGGCCCCAAGCCCGCGCCGACGCGATAGATGCCCGCAAACATCGGCAGCACGCTGCATGAACACACGGCAAGTACGGTGCCGGACGTCGACGCGACCCCGTACGCCTCGACTTTGTTTGCCTTCGGGCCCAGATGCCGCAGCACGGCTTCCTTGCGAAAAAACGTGGCGATCGCACCGGCGATGAACATGGCGGGTACGACGCAGGCAAGTGTGTGATAGCGGACGTACCACTGCAACATATAGAACGCTTCGTGCATCGCGTTTTGCACTTCGGGGCTGGTGAAGTTCACGTAATAGGCGAACAGGAACACACCCACCAAAGCCGCTAAGATTCCCAGTTGTTTTCGGTCCATCGTTCCAGTCCTACGGCAAGCTGCCCTTAGTTTGCTATTTGGCGTTTTGTGCAAATACAGATAACAAAGAATCGGGCGACACACCGGACGCCTCGTTTTTCAATTCAAATTCAATCGCCGCTTCGTTGGTCGGCTGAACCAACGCGAAGTTGGTAGCGACGGTCAAAAACCGTCCCGTCGCTACGCCTTCAAGGCAGCCTGTTGTTGTTTCACATTGTTGTTCAAGACGTTTTCCACGCACTCGGTGAAGCCGGTCAGGCAGCATACCGTCGAACGATAGAAGACCATCTGGCCACGCTTTTCCGTACCGACCAATCCGGCGTTCTTCAGCACAGACAGGTGCCGGGAAACGGTCGACATGTCAAACCCGACGACTTCGGTCAGGTCACACACACACCGTTCTTCGTGCACCGCAAGTTCATCCATGATCTTCAATCGCGCCGGATGGGCCAGCGCTTTGAACACCTGAGCGCGGGCTTCGTATTTGGCAAGTTCTTTTTTCTTCATGACCGTATTCCTATCGACCAACATTACTTGGCAGTTTAGCCAAATAAGCAACAACCATCAACATAACTTCGGCTGGCTTTTGCAGACTGCGACACTTTGCACCGGGGCCAAACCTGCGACCTAGAAACCGGTCGAAATCAAACGACGATGCCCGACATGACGCCGAGGCCTATTTGTGCAGAATCAGCTTGTTGTTGCGTGTCCGCTTCAATGTGTAGACCTCGTCCTGCAAACAGATGAAGACCTGGTTGCATCCGCCGGCCAGTTCGGCAAAGTCCAACACGTGGCAGTTGCCGCCATGAGATTGCAACGCGGCACGGCCGGAACTGGGCACCGGCGGCTTCGAACTGCAAGACGCACAGACGTCGTCGCTGTCGGATGGATTCCCATACCGAGCCTTCGTCGGACAGGGCTCGCCCGCCGCGTCGCTTTTCAGCGGCAGCGACACGGGTCGTTTCGGCTGTTCGTTCGGCTCGTTCATGGACATTGTTCACCCTGCGGCCATCAGTCCCTGCCGCTATTGAGAATCGCTTGCAACAAGGTGAACGACCGGAGGATTTATGTCAATGCTGGCTGTGAAAAAACTTTCGTCTGCAGGGATAGCAATATTCATTTCGTTTCGCCGCCAATCACTCCTGAATCCCTCATCGGTTTGTCGGCGCAGCGAACGAGCCGTCCTTCGGTGATGTCTGCTCCCGCGTCGCGCACGAAAAAACGGCGATGGTCTCGAGATGACTCGAAACCATCGCCGTTTGCGATGATCGGCGTGCGACCGGGCCGCGACAGCGTTATTTCCGCCCGCAGCCGAGCCACCACTACGCGGCGTGAAGCGCTAGAACTGGGCCAAACGGACGTCTTTGAACTCCGTCCACATCGGCTTTCCGCCGTGCAGCTGAAGGGCCAAAACGCCTTCGGACAACGCTTTTTCGGGGTGCTTGTCGGTGAAGTCCAGCACCAGACGGCCGTTCAGGTAGTGTTTGATGTTATTGCCCTTCGCGATGATGACGACGTCGTTCCAGTCGTCGACCTTCA is from Crateriforma conspicua and encodes:
- a CDS encoding permease, yielding MDRKQLGILAALVGVFLFAYYVNFTSPEVQNAMHEAFYMLQWYVRYHTLACVVPAMFIAGAIATFFRKEAVLRHLGPKANKVEAYGVASTSGTVLAVCSCSVLPMFAGIYRVGAGLGPASAFLYAGPAINVMAIFLTARVLGLDLGIARVVGSIVFAIVIGLIMAVIFRNDEQKRTAAAMQLPDPPPAKRKGWQTVLFFASMILFLVFSDWANPSQTVINTTDGRQMTVSVLIRTSETYRVQLEQPLGDQPKGTKLVLNIDQIESETDLTPASYQWVAWVYHHRWYFAATLFVATLIMVGSWFDADEIAAWMNETWSFSKSIIPLLFGGVLATGFIGALIPEHIVASWVGGDSFRANLVASMIGGMWYFATLTEVPILEALLGLGMGRGPALSLLLAGPALSLPSIAVIYSVIGGKKTIAFVVLTVLMSTIVGMAFGWFFV
- a CDS encoding ArsR/SmtB family transcription factor; this encodes MKKKELAKYEARAQVFKALAHPARLKIMDELAVHEERCVCDLTEVVGFDMSTVSRHLSVLKNAGLVGTEKRGQMVFYRSTVCCLTGFTECVENVLNNNVKQQQAALKA
- the hemP gene encoding hemin uptake protein HemP, whose product is MNEPNEQPKRPVSLPLKSDAAGEPCPTKARYGNPSDSDDVCASCSSKPPVPSSGRAALQSHGGNCHVLDFAELAGGCNQVFICLQDEVYTLKRTRNNKLILHK